Within Vicia villosa cultivar HV-30 ecotype Madison, WI linkage group LG1, Vvil1.0, whole genome shotgun sequence, the genomic segment attatttatgtttccgctattttttctttgtccatttggacatattatttatgtttctgctattttctctttgtccatttggacatattatttagggttaatgaactttttcgtccctttaaatattttaaatttcgtttttaatccctccaaaattttccttcaagaaatcgtcccttcaaaatttttcttctgaactattggtccctaacgtcaaatttcgtagctaatcggtggctaaagtcatagctaatctctagcaaatttgacgttagggaccaatagtttagaagaaaaattttgaagggacgatttcttaaaggaaaattttggagggactaaaaatgaaatctgcaatatttagagggaccaaaaagttcattaaccctattatttatgtttccgctattttctctttgtccatttggacatattatttatgcttccgctattttttatttgtccatttggacgcattgtttatgtttccgtcatcttccttttgtccacttggaccatatttttacctttgagctaaaacattaataatcaagataaaacttaaaaaaaaaaaagcactttgcacacttgcacctctatggttttccctcttattactttttttttatcataccatcatttaagaaaagcattaaatgcatagaaaagatcttataaattgagagtagataactcctaattgcttgctcaaatactttcattttcaaacaacgtattttcaaaacttctcatctattttcaaaactttcatctggtatttgaagggcattattcccggtgaaactcttcagagacctatgtgacttattgtccatcttcacttcttctattttcaaatcaataaggcatttaaaaagtgagctaagcaattaagagcccatggataaccatggatacaaagggtgcttaaaaccttccctttgtataaccaaccccctgaACCCAAAATATGTCAAAAGGTCtctcctgttcttttatgccttttctaaatgttggataaaataaaagtcggtggcgactcttgcaaaactataaaaaaaaatcaaaaaaaaaaaggaagagcaaggagtcagttcgcgaaAAACCGAGGTTACAATAATGTCTAAAGACCTCCTCCTTTACCTCTCCCGCCGACTCTAAAATTCCCCTAGAAGAAAGAATAGGACCAATGTGATTGACCATCCTTCGTTCCTTGATGACCTTATGAAAGAAAGCACTATTCGAATCTCCCTCCTTTAACCATTTCAACCTCGATTTTTGGAGAAGCTTATTCTCTTTAATTGgcaagtccctccaaaatttaCAAGTAGCATCCCTCCTCTTATCGGTCATCTCTTCGATTGTTTCCACGTTACCCGATATAAATACACGATACACTTATATGGTTATAATTTTGGTATAAAATatatgtatggaagaatgaattattttgatgTAATTATGGTATTTTAATATATGTAATATAACACCATGTCATCCATTTTTATTTAACATTCTCATATCACAAACAGTGAAATATCACATGTAAGGCCACATAGCCAAACACTTCATACATTTATTACCTTACCCTCTAAATCATAAGCATATATAATACATAACCATGCTTTATTCACTCAAGATGACATACAAATATAGCTTTTCATGTTGTTCAAGGAAAAGGAGCCCTTTTTTTCATCTCAGTTTCTTCAAAGTCAATGACGAAACCTTTTCCATGTTGCTTCCAATAGTCAGCCAATGGATTAATCATCTCTGGCTCAGGAATCTCAACCCTCGACTTTTTGATGCTTTCTGTTGATATATTATACTTGTCATCCCTCTCATGCACCAGATCTGGTCTCACCAAACCTGGACTCACAGCCTGTGGTGACATCATCAAGGCTGGTGCTCCCAGTGGAAGCCTATCCCCTGCAAAGATTATGCTAACATTCAAATCTTTTACTCagaaaatagaaacaaaaagTTGCATTAATTAATTCCAAATACCTCTGTCAACCTGCCATGTACACCAGAATTTTCCATAAGTTTTTGCAAGATTTTCAAGCTCAGACATCGCAGCCATCTCTGGAACTCTAGGATTCACCCACAAAGCTGATTTTATCTAAACAAtccataaaagttacaattgttATCAGACATATATGTCACTGATAGAAAAGAAAGTTATATGTATAACTGTGGAGTAAAACCTCATAAGCATGAGAATGCCAAAGCTTCTTTTCCTCAAGAGGAAGAGTGTCAAAGATATCATCAGAAATGATATACTCAACACCTATAAGACGACCTTTACTAGAGTCATCCGAATCATAAACAGCACACTGAAGGAACTTGTTGGTGAGACGAGTACAGTAGTGATGAGTTTCAATCTGACGAGACATGTCATGGCTGTAGATTGCAAAGGTACACACATGACAACTCATCTGGTTTATGGGTTTGAAACTCTGAACCATcattgcactcttgtccacaacgTGTTGTCCCATAGTCATTGCCTCACCGGGGGGAGTTGGATCTGAACCCTTTGCTGGTGTTGGTTCCGGTGACTTGTCGGTGGATGCCATTGTTGTTTTCTTTGTGAGTTTGAGTGTGTTTTTGTTTCTACGAGTGTTGGGATAGGTTTGTGTTAATAAGGAGAAGAACAGAAGAAGTGGCGTGGAGGAATGGATACGTGAAGTGTTGTTTTGGTTCCACGTAGACATGCAGTGTTGCTTTGGTGGCTTTGTGTTGCATGGCTATGTTGCCATATGTTGAAATTATGAGATAGACAGATCTTTCCGACTTGTTACGAAGTTGTGAACATTACAATGTCTTTTCTTTTTCCATATATGTCTTTTAATTATAGGGTTAATACTCATTCACCCCGAGTTTTGATTTTCTcccatttaaaatttttttttggattacttcctataattttaaaatttttaaaattttaagtctTTTTTACTTAAGAGGAAAAATTACCCCTcgtaaaatacatttttttatttatcccctggtttttacacgtttattataaggggtaatccaaaacttttttttaaatgggggaaatcaaaactcgcctatatgacagggggatgaatgactattaacccttaattatAATGTCATTTTGTTCTAATAATCAAATTATCGctgttggtggtattctagaggtggtatgttATAAATTATAGCGCTGCAGCACTAAATTATAGTGTTGCAGGATTATGCAGAGAAAAATTGGTTTTAGTCACTTTCTGCCCTATATTTTTACTAGTGAAAGAACATTGAAAAAACGGCTgattttattgaattcaccaACCACTGCTATATATTTCTTAGCATTACAAAACCTCTATATATGCTTGAATCAATACTGACTTAGAAgacaataagatgataattaagatgagtactctttggttctctcaatcttaatgatacaaATAAAAACAAGGTGAATTCTTTTTTATCcaacacaaaaagttgggtaagattACCAGTATAAAATGTCTTGAAAACAACGaacaaatgtattatttaataaataactaaatatgTAAAAGTTAAATGATGGTATGTGATTGGCTAaaggtacactacccatctttttgtgatgggtagaaaaGTTGT encodes:
- the LOC131622230 gene encoding oil body-associated protein 2A-like, which encodes MASTDKSPEPTPAKGSDPTPPGEAMTMGQHVVDKSAMMVQSFKPINQMSCHVCTFAIYSHDMSRQIETHHYCTRLTNKFLQCAVYDSDDSSKGRLIGVEYIISDDIFDTLPLEEKKLWHSHAYEIKSALWVNPRVPEMAAMSELENLAKTYGKFWCTWQVDRGDRLPLGAPALMMSPQAVSPGLVRPDLVHERDDKYNISTESIKKSRVEIPEPEMINPLADYWKQHGKGFVIDFEETEMKKRAPFP